The DNA segment CAAAAAAGTAGATGTTCTAGGCAATGTCGATTGATTCCAGATACATGCCAGTGAGGCAATTTCGTCATCAATCTCACTATAAAAAGTCATAGACCGTTCATACAAAGATGTAGCATAATCTTTCAGATACTGCTCTATCTCCTCCTTAGACTGTTGTGTCAAAGCTGCATTCACAGCAGCAGTAATAATTATTCCAGTCTCATGATGAGAGTCATCGAATAGTTTTTGAATTGTTATCTCCATAGCATTGTAGTGAGGACAATAAATATACCAGCTAAATAATCATACTCTAGTACAAATAGAGTATGATATCTGAAGTAATAATAACATATCTATTACAAAACATCAAATAGTAACACTTATAATACCAACAACATCTCTCAGTAAGTAATATTCCATCTCGTAATCAGGCAATTACTACCGACATTTCCATACATATGCAATTTATATACATTTTAAGCTTTTATTGTTTATTTTCTCTACTTTCGATCATCAATAGATGGGAGTAACCAGAAAATCCAGTAAAAGAGTATGGGGCGAAACCGAAAAGCCAAAGAGTAGGAATAATCTAACTCAAAACAAAGTGAATCAAAATCAACCAGTACAGCAACAAACTTCATTTGCTTTTGTTGCTGCATCATGGGTAGCTCTTATTGCAGGCGTTATAGCATACAACGTCGGATTGTGGAATGCCCAGATGGCGTTAAATGAAAAAGGATATTATTTTACAGTATTAATGTATGGATTGTTTTCAGCCGTATCTGTGCAAAAGAGTGTACGAGATAGGCTAGAAGGTATACCTGTAACAGCTATTTATTATGGGCTAAGCTGGTTTTCTACCTTGTTGGCAATATTATTATTAACAGTAGGTTTATGGAATGCGACTCTTACACTAAGTGAAAAGGGATTTTATGGCATCTCCTTCCTTCTTAGCTTGTTTGCAGCTATTGCTGTACAAAAGAATACCCGTGATACTCAAAAAGTTGATCAGCCAACAAATTCTTAACTGACAACTTGTCTTCATAAAATAGAGAGAAGTGGTTTTAATTATATAACCACTTCTCTTCCTTTTCACCGGTCGCTCCTTTTCAATAAGGATATAGCAGGCATAAATAATAATCTATTTATGAGCTATTTCACTCTTTGATGGCGAGAATCGAACAGTTGGATTTTTGACAGGTTTGAGTGTTTTCAGATAGGAATAGATTGCTCCCAGATCGTGTTCACTCATGCCACTATACATAGTCCAGGGCATAATTGTTTGCTGTTCTGCCGATTTTACGGTTTGAGCCTGATAGCCGGTAGCAGGATCATGCGCTTTAAACCGTTGGATAAAAGCTTCTCTACTCCATAAGCCCAGCCCTGTTTCATCATCAGGAGTCAGATTCGCAGAACGTAACACACCTGTAGGCAGGCCAAATTCCACACCACCGGCAAATTCCATTCCGGGTATTAGCTTTCCTTCTTTTGTTTTCTGGGAATGGCAGTGTTCGCAGGTACCCGCATTAACCAGATAAGCGCCATAGGCTACTACATCAGAGGTATCCGGACGTTTCTGAAAGGTCGGCTTCTGAGGAATAGTATGTATAATAAAATTCATAGGAAAAGATGGCTCTGATTCAGGTACTTGATTTTTGATAGGTTTGATTGTCCGCAGATAAGCTACAAGTGCCACAATATCTGTTGAGTCCATTTTACCATAATAGGGATGAGGCATTAAAGGAAATAAAGGTTTTCCCTCACGACTTACCCCTGCTGAGATTGCCCGAAAGATCTCTCCATCTGTCCATTCTCCCAGGCCAGCAGGTGTTATGTTGCGTGCATAGTACACACCAGGTAACCCCAGCTCTTCCCCAAACCGTTCACCACCTTTTCCCATGGTCCCAGGCACCACCGGACCAGAGAATCGGGTCCAGTCACGGGTACTATGGCAGTCCATACATACATTGACATGGTTGGCAAGGTATTCGCCTCGTGCTACCAGTTCAGGAGTAGGTTTTATTTTTATCTCCGGAGCAGCACCTACATTTGGTAAACCTACCTTTACATAGATCAGCAAGCCCGTTATACAGACAACTAAGACAATTAAAATAACTGCAAAAATTCTTAATACTTTTTTCATAAGTGTAGTAGTTTGAAAACTTTACTGTTTACTAAAATACCGTCAGAGAGGCCGTCACTTCAATCTGATACTCTTTCAGTCAACATTTTATAATGCCAGATTGGGTATTTTCTATGCTAGGCTGTAAATCACTAAGGAGCCGGAACAAGTTTTATTACCATCTTTCGGTCTGTACCATTAATGGCTACATAGCATTCCATCACCAATGAAGAAGAAGTAAGTTCTGTAATTTCGGTTTCTCCACTAAATGCATTTCCTTGCGTCTCATTCATTGAGAGTATTTTCAGATTAGAATCGTAAGACCAGTTTCCCTGAGCAAACACTACAGGTTCATTTACGTTACATTTCAGAACTCCTCCTTCTACTGTATATTCTCCATTATTCTTAAACCGGAAAATGTCATCTTTTTCACAGTCTTCCAGATCAGAAAATACATCTGTCCCATCAATGGTTTGAGCAAATATCTTCCATGGAGATTTGGACAAGATAGCTGTGTAGTCTGCTTTAGGTTCATCACTACTTCCTTTACAGGCAGGCAGACTTAGGAGAATAGCCACAATCAGGCTGTATGTTAATAATGTTATCTTTTTCATAGTGTAAGTAATTATTACAATTAAGTGTAGATAAAGTCTTGCCTTGGTCAATTGCCGGGCAAGACCTTAAAGAAGTAATTATGTAAATAGATATGATCTTAAGCTGATAGCATAGATTCTAAAGCCTGACTGGCAATGTGTCTGTTCTTATGCTGTGTTATCAAATTCAAAATGTAGCGTTCACAGGTTACATTGGTATCATATCGTCCAAACTCTTCGCCTAACTGATTTACATTTTTCTGATATGTATTGTCAGACAAAACTTTTTCGACACTTTCTCTAACTTGACGAGGGGTGGGAGTTTCTGTTTTTAAGTTTATACCCAGTTTAAAGTATCCGATTCTGGCGTTGATTTCATTTTTACCTTCATGTACACCCGCTACTACCATAGGCAGTCGGTTTTGCAGACTTAATAACACACCACCATATCCCCCATTGGAAACATACACATCTGCAATAGGCATAACCATAGTAAAGTCTATAAAATCCTCGATCACAATATTTTCCTGTGGATATCGCTTTCTCAATTCCTGGGTTTTAGAACCGCCTGTTGTAACAATCAGTAAGTATTCTGTACCTTTGAATGCTTCAAGAGTAGGAACCAAAAGTTTCTCAGCATCACGCTCTACTGTGCCTTGAGTTGCCAGGATCACCTTTTTATATCGTTTCAATAATTCTCTGTACTTAAACTCTCCGATATTCTGTCCAGTCTGGAAGGGTAATAAAGGTCCAACAAACTTTACATGTGCACTCATATCACTGCGTTTGTATTCAAACCCAGGAACGCCACTCTGTAAAAGCAAATCTGCCTGTTTTACACCAATATCGAAGATTGTTCCTTTTACCGGAGGAATCTGAAACTGTGCCAGTACTTTATTATACTGTTGTGTGCTATGCTTAAATAATACGTGTGTTGCCAGAAAACGTAAAAAATCCTGTTTTCTACGTCCCCAGAAACTTGAAGAGGGAGTCAGTCCCATACCCGTTGGAGGTAAATCAACGGAAAATTCAGCCAGAGGCATAATTCCCATACTTACACAGGGCACATGCAGCTTTTCGCGTATGATCTGAGCAGCAGGAAAAGCATTGTCATAAACAAGTACCTCAAATTCAAATTCTTTATAGATTTTAAGAATATCTGCGGTGTATTCTGGTGCACGCAATACAAATACCTGATCAATATCAAACTTCAGCTTACTAACTATACTTTTGTATTTATGGCGCTCTGGAAATAACTCGTCTATCGTATGCTGATTCACTTCCAACGCTTTCTGAAATCTGTAATGTGGAATCTCTAACTTTTTCAGCTTCTCGGTAAATATATTACCTGTATACCACCGTACATCATGTCCTTGCTGCAAAAGATGTTTAGCTAAAGAGGTGAGTGGATTAAAATGTCCATCTAATGGCATTGTAGCAAATAATATTTTTCTGGCTTTCATAGTTGTAGTATATGTGTGTAAAAGAAATAGTGATGGAAATAGCCTATAGATGATAGAGAGCAGTCAAAGTGATGATGCAGGAAAGAGACAGACCATTCTCATAAATTTTTGTAACAGCTTTTAACGTGTCTTCTGTCAGTTCGAGAATCTTCAAGCCTGTTATAGTCTCTAATTCCTGGTCTCCAAATAATTGAATCACATTAGACAGGTCATCATACGCCCAGTTGAACAACTGTTCATTACGTTTGCCATATTCTCCTTTCAGACGGCCATCAGGTTGAAAGATAATAATGTCATTGCGGGTTCGCTGAGGTATATGCTGCAGCAAATCAGAAGCCTGGCCTATTCCTGTATCTAGAGCCAGAGAGGTAATCTGCCACTTTTTGCCAACAAAAGAAGGAATCTCAGCAGAGCTTGTTTCCGGCTTGATAAGCCATGTCATGTTTTTTGTGTTTACAATAGTTGTCATAGTTGTAAATGTGTAGTATTAAAACTTTGTAGAAGCTTGATATAAAGTCATTTACTAGCTTCTTCAGTAAAAATATACACACAGACAGGGATCATCAATTTACACCATGCCGAACCGTTACATTTTATGTTTTGATTGTTTCATTCTGTCTGTTAACTGTACAGAGTTTATAGGCATTCTTAACACTATGACATATAAAAAAATGGGTAGTATAGAACAATCTATACTACCCATTTTTTTATATATTTTATGATTTACTTATTTGCCCATCCACTCTTTAAAATCTGAGACTTTCTCTCTACTAACCAGCACTTCCTTATCACAGACAGGCTTTAATGTCAATGCCAACCGATTACCAAAATAGTTTTGGATCTGATCAATAGTGGTTTGTGAAACAATAAAAGATCGGTTAATCCGAAAGAAGTATTTGGGATCCAGTTCAGTTTCCAACTCATCCATAGTATAATCGACCAGAAATTTCTGATTAGAACGGGTGCGGAAGAAACAAAAGCGGTCTTCCATAAAAAAATAGGCAATATCACTGACTTCAAATGATACCAGTCGTTGTCCCTGTTTAACTAAAAACCGTTTTCGATAGTCACGGGTTTGTACCTGTAATTCTCTGATCAGCTTCTCAATATTGATCATAGAAGGCGAAGATTGATTTTGCAGATGATTAAACTTCTGCAAACTACGCTGCAAATCTGCTTTTTGAATTGGTTTGAGAAGATAATCAATACTATTTACCTTAAAAGCCTGAATTGCATATTCATCATAGGATGTAGTAAAGATGACAGGGCTTGTCACTTCCGTCTGTTCAAAAATTTCAAAACTTTGCCCATCGGCTAGCTCTATATCCATCAGTATCAAATCGGGTGCAGGATGCTTATCAAGCCAGCTAACAGACTCACGCACACTACCTGCCACTCCGACAATATCAATTTCCGGATCAATTTCCTGTACAGTACGCTGCAGCTTTCGCACAGCAAGATCTTCGTCTTCAATAATTAATATTTTCATGGTTAACGCCCATTAAAGGTAAAGTTACAACACATTCATTTTCAGTAGTTTTTATAGCAACAGAGACTTTGCCTGTCAATTCGTATTTAGCAATCAGATCTGATAATTCCTGATCTTCATCTAAAACTTTGCGTTTTTTAGGTTGTATATTATAACGGATTACCAAATCTCTTTCATCAGTTTCTATATAGAACCTCAAGGGTTGTTCTTTGGAAATTACATTCTTTTTCAACGCTACATCTATGATATTCTGCAAAGTCAGAGGTATTAGTAAAGCAGCATTTACATCTGGTCTAACTGACAAAGAGCAAGTTATGCCTTCCCCATACCGGCTTTGCAACAAATAGAAATAAGACCTTAGAAAATCCAGTTCTACAGACAGGGGTACCCACTCATTGGTAGTACTTCGTAGCATATACCTATACACTTTTGCCATCTCATCAAGGAACAATTCAGCCTGCTCCGGATTATCACTGATAAGGGATGACAAAGAAGTAAGAGAATTAAAAAGAAAATGAGGATTGACCTGTGTTTTTAATGATTCAAGTCTTTGCTGCAGTTGGGTTTTCTTTAGCTTCTCATTTTCTTTTACACGTTCCTCCCATTGTTCAAAAATATATTTCCCTTCATAAATACAGGTTGTCAGAATATTGGATACAGCCCCAAAGACCAGTGCCAGTTTTACTCTCTCCCATGATAAAGTATAATCCAAGAAACCAATGGTTTCAAAAATCCATACAACTCCTATCTGAATTAACACTGTCAATACAATAAAAAGCCCTGCTTCCATAAGAATACGCTGAAACGCCTGTCCATAGCTGGAAAATCGATTTCGTATTGCCAGTGCAATCCTTGTAAAAACCTTAATAACGAAGAACCAGATAAGTTGCAATACAAGACTTGCCAGCAGAAATGTCTTTATATCACTGTAGTAATATTTTCTCAATAACAATGTATTCAAAACCAGGCTAACGAAAATGGATACAAACAAATTAATCCATTTATCCTGACGTGTAAACTGAGTTTCTTTCATAGTATTTATCCAGCTGGAATTGAAGATATCAGCATTCTTCTGATCTATAAAATTCAGAGTAGGCTAATACACATTTTTAACCGACAAACTGTATAATTTTATGTTTCAATTGTTAATGTTGATGTGCGATATCTATTATCTTAGTATAGATATACTCATTGCCAATCAAAGGAATTCGGATGATAAAAAAGACAGCATCTGACTCGATAACTGGTTCCGGTTGTTTAAGGAGCTGGTATTTGGTAATGATATTGTTCAATCCTACTTTGTTGGAAACTACTTTCAGATTCTTTTTCTGCACATTATTCTGTACTACCAAATATCCTTTTTCTACATAGATCTGAATTACCAAAGGCTGATCTTTCAAAATGATGTTGTGCTTGACAGCATTCTCAAGCAAGATCTGTAAGGTTAAGGGAGGCAATAAATATTGTTCATAGCCACTTAGATTCTCTAACTTTAACTGAATACTTTCTCCATAACGGGTTTTGAGCAAATGAAAATACGATTCTACAAACTGAAGTTCGGTTTGCAGAGAAACCAGTTCCTGTTCATTATTTCTGAGCAGATACCGATAGACATTACTCATTTCATCCAAAAACTTTTCTGCTTGTTCGGGCTGCTCGCGAATCAAAGAAGACAACGAATTTAAACTATTAAACAAAAAATGAGGATTGATCTGGCTCTTTAGTGAGTCGAATCTTTCCTGCCATTGTATATTCAGAAGTTTTTCTCTCTCATAATACACAATCTTCCATTGTTCAAATACATACAATCCCTCATAGACACCTACATATATACAATGGTAGAATATCTGAATACCTGTTGTATAGGTGTAATCTGCCAGTGTTGGCCAACCTATAGGCTGATCATTAA comes from the Xanthocytophaga agilis genome and includes:
- the yiaA gene encoding inner membrane protein YiaA → MNQNQPVQQQTSFAFVAASWVALIAGVIAYNVGLWNAQMALNEKGYYFTVLMYGLFSAVSVQKSVRDRLEGIPVTAIYYGLSWFSTLLAILLLTVGLWNATLTLSEKGFYGISFLLSLFAAIAVQKNTRDTQKVDQPTNS
- a CDS encoding cytochrome C, yielding MKKVLRIFAVILIVLVVCITGLLIYVKVGLPNVGAAPEIKIKPTPELVARGEYLANHVNVCMDCHSTRDWTRFSGPVVPGTMGKGGERFGEELGLPGVYYARNITPAGLGEWTDGEIFRAISAGVSREGKPLFPLMPHPYYGKMDSTDIVALVAYLRTIKPIKNQVPESEPSFPMNFIIHTIPQKPTFQKRPDTSDVVAYGAYLVNAGTCEHCHSQKTKEGKLIPGMEFAGGVEFGLPTGVLRSANLTPDDETGLGLWSREAFIQRFKAHDPATGYQAQTVKSAEQQTIMPWTMYSGMSEHDLGAIYSYLKTLKPVKNPTVRFSPSKSEIAHK
- a CDS encoding lipocalin family protein, which codes for MKKITLLTYSLIVAILLSLPACKGSSDEPKADYTAILSKSPWKIFAQTIDGTDVFSDLEDCEKDDIFRFKNNGEYTVEGGVLKCNVNEPVVFAQGNWSYDSNLKILSMNETQGNAFSGETEITELTSSSLVMECYVAINGTDRKMVIKLVPAP
- a CDS encoding glycosyltransferase, yielding MKARKILFATMPLDGHFNPLTSLAKHLLQQGHDVRWYTGNIFTEKLKKLEIPHYRFQKALEVNQHTIDELFPERHKYKSIVSKLKFDIDQVFVLRAPEYTADILKIYKEFEFEVLVYDNAFPAAQIIREKLHVPCVSMGIMPLAEFSVDLPPTGMGLTPSSSFWGRRKQDFLRFLATHVLFKHSTQQYNKVLAQFQIPPVKGTIFDIGVKQADLLLQSGVPGFEYKRSDMSAHVKFVGPLLPFQTGQNIGEFKYRELLKRYKKVILATQGTVERDAEKLLVPTLEAFKGTEYLLIVTTGGSKTQELRKRYPQENIVIEDFIDFTMVMPIADVYVSNGGYGGVLLSLQNRLPMVVAGVHEGKNEINARIGYFKLGINLKTETPTPRQVRESVEKVLSDNTYQKNVNQLGEEFGRYDTNVTCERYILNLITQHKNRHIASQALESMLSA
- a CDS encoding LytTR family DNA-binding domain-containing protein, whose protein sequence is MKILIIEDEDLAVRKLQRTVQEIDPEIDIVGVAGSVRESVSWLDKHPAPDLILMDIELADGQSFEIFEQTEVTSPVIFTTSYDEYAIQAFKVNSIDYLLKPIQKADLQRSLQKFNHLQNQSSPSMINIEKLIRELQVQTRDYRKRFLVKQGQRLVSFEVSDIAYFFMEDRFCFFRTRSNQKFLVDYTMDELETELDPKYFFRINRSFIVSQTTIDQIQNYFGNRLALTLKPVCDKEVLVSREKVSDFKEWMGK
- a CDS encoding histidine kinase, with product MKETQFTRQDKWINLFVSIFVSLVLNTLLLRKYYYSDIKTFLLASLVLQLIWFFVIKVFTRIALAIRNRFSSYGQAFQRILMEAGLFIVLTVLIQIGVVWIFETIGFLDYTLSWERVKLALVFGAVSNILTTCIYEGKYIFEQWEERVKENEKLKKTQLQQRLESLKTQVNPHFLFNSLTSLSSLISDNPEQAELFLDEMAKVYRYMLRSTTNEWVPLSVELDFLRSYFYLLQSRYGEGITCSLSVRPDVNAALLIPLTLQNIIDVALKKNVISKEQPLRFYIETDERDLVIRYNIQPKKRKVLDEDQELSDLIAKYELTGKVSVAIKTTENECVVTLPLMGVNHENINY
- a CDS encoding sensor histidine kinase, with translation MNSYKDRTLRLIGPLVVFMIGSLFFRLNIYFEHDLPFIIRFQSIAIIYGYICWNLSRWVILTIQKRYPGFHRTRQRLKYIALAFPLLVHIAYFLRYFTHLYINDQPIGWPTLADYTYTTGIQIFYHCIYVGVYEGLYVFEQWKIVYYEREKLLNIQWQERFDSLKSQINPHFLFNSLNSLSSLIREQPEQAEKFLDEMSNVYRYLLRNNEQELVSLQTELQFVESYFHLLKTRYGESIQLKLENLSGYEQYLLPPLTLQILLENAVKHNIILKDQPLVIQIYVEKGYLVVQNNVQKKNLKVVSNKVGLNNIITKYQLLKQPEPVIESDAVFFIIRIPLIGNEYIYTKIIDIAHQH